DNA from Arthrobacter sp. SLBN-112:
TTTCCATTCCGCTCACCAGCGATGAAGCAGCCACCCTGGGCAACCTCCTGGGCGGCACGCACCTGGCCATGAAGCTCACGGAGGAACACAAGGACGTTCCCGGCATCGTCACCCGGCAGTTCTCCATCGCTGCGGATTCCCCGTTTCAGAACCAGCCCATGGGCAAGGCCTGCATCCGCACCCGCTGCGGCGTATCCATCGTGGCCATCATGCGCGAGGGCGAGGTACTGCCTTCGCCCGGGCCCGACGTCGTACTTCACCCCGGCGACCTGCTCGT
Protein-coding regions in this window:
- a CDS encoding TrkA C-terminal domain-containing protein, with product MNVDETNLPGLGRRKDFMTASGRRIGVVERREGQTELIVSTWDDPDTCQVSIPLTSDEAATLGNLLGGTHLAMKLTEEHKDVPGIVTRQFSIAADSPFQNQPMGKACIRTRCGVSIVAIMREGEVLPSPGPDVVLHPGDLLVAVGTQEGLDSAADILRHG